One stretch of Melospiza georgiana isolate bMelGeo1 chromosome 28, bMelGeo1.pri, whole genome shotgun sequence DNA includes these proteins:
- the PSMC3IP gene encoding homologous-pairing protein 2 homolog has product MSKGREAAAGGGAAAVLLRYLREQNRPYSAQDAFGNLQREHGLGKAAVVKALEQLAQQGRVREKVYGKQKIYFADQEQLPAASDAELRGLDGEIAARSGQLQALQQSCRHMEAELKDLNSSMTTPEIAKEIEVLRKDCASYTEKLERIKTATNHVTPEEKEKVCREQQLYRREWRRRKRMATELLDAILEGYPKSKKQFFEEVGIETDEDHGVELPAAT; this is encoded by the exons ATGAGCAAAGGGCGGGAGGCCGCGGCCGGCG GAGGCGCCGCCGCCGTGCTGCTGCGGTACCTGCGGGAGCAGAACCGGCCGTACAGCGCCCAGGATGCCTTCGGGAACCTGCAGCGGGAGCACGGGCTGGGCAAGGCg GCCGTGGTGAAGGCGCTGGAGCAGCTGGCGCAGCAGGGCCGCGTTCGCGAGAAGGTCTACGGCAAGCAGAAGATTTACTTCGCCGACCAG GAGCAGCTCCCGGCCGCCAGCGATGCGGAGCTGCGCGGGCTGGACGGGGAGATTGCCGCCCGCTCCGGGCAGCTGCAAGcgctgcagcagagctgccgGCACATGGAGGCGG AGCTGAAGGACTTGAACAGCTCCATGACAACCCCTGAGATTGCCAAGGAGATCGAGGTGCTGAGGAAGGACTGTGCCAGTTACACGGAGAAACTGGAGAGGATTAAAACTGCAACCAACCATGTGACTCCggaggaaaaagagaag GTGTgccgggagcagcagctgtaCCGCCGGGAGTGGCGCCGGAGGAAGAGGATG GCCACCGAGCTGCTGGATGCCATCCTGGAGGGTTATCCCAAGAGCAAGAAGCAATTCTTT GAGGAGGTTGGGATAGAGACAGACGAGGACCACGGCGTGGAGCTGCCAGCGGCCACGTGA